In the Corynebacterium gerontici genome, one interval contains:
- a CDS encoding M23 family metallopeptidase, with protein sequence MQQNQRAAAGKHRKQASPARSRVAFVALATGTVSTAGATGLALAQNQSPSIALAADSAAPAADNSPQILAIPEFKPMPNLSDQLNKAVEYSNVLAAADVAARTPKPKVHTPAEGAFTSGFGMRWGVLHAGIDIANATNTPIYSVLDGVVIDAGAASGFGQWVRVQHEDGTITVYGHVETINVTVGQKVTAGQQIAGMGSRGFSTGTHLHFEVHPGGGGPIDPIPWLANLGIVVA encoded by the coding sequence ATGCAGCAGAATCAGCGCGCGGCAGCAGGCAAACACCGCAAGCAAGCCTCACCGGCTCGTAGTCGCGTAGCATTTGTTGCTCTCGCCACCGGCACCGTGTCTACCGCAGGTGCCACGGGTCTCGCCTTGGCACAAAACCAGAGCCCCAGCATCGCTCTCGCAGCAGACTCCGCCGCGCCGGCCGCCGATAACTCGCCGCAGATCCTCGCAATTCCCGAGTTTAAGCCGATGCCCAACTTGAGCGATCAGCTCAACAAGGCTGTTGAGTACTCGAATGTCCTCGCTGCCGCAGATGTTGCCGCACGCACGCCGAAGCCCAAGGTGCACACCCCTGCAGAAGGTGCTTTTACCTCCGGTTTTGGCATGCGGTGGGGCGTATTGCACGCCGGCATTGACATCGCCAACGCCACCAACACTCCAATCTATTCAGTGCTTGACGGCGTTGTGATCGACGCTGGTGCCGCCTCGGGCTTCGGCCAGTGGGTTCGTGTCCAGCACGAGGATGGCACCATCACCGTCTACGGCCATGTCGAGACGATCAACGTTACCGTCGGCCAAAAGGTCACAGCCGGCCAGCAGATCGCAGGCATGGGCAGCCGCGGCTTTTCCACCGGCACACACCTCCACTTCGAGGTCCACCCGGGCGGTGGCGGCCCAATCGATCCGATTCCCTGGCTCGCAAACTTGGGCATCGTCGTCGCCTAG
- a CDS encoding cell division protein PerM, whose amino-acid sequence MKKKTSPKAGPTRRPRSRPAGATTKASSTASRPGAKARKKDRASQVASKNIAEQSAAQRIRSYLSIAIVPNGTAVLIAIILALLLLVLSSTTLAALPATVANIWLVSNMVPVQGGGITVGLLPMSPAILLMVAVARRIRRNVKETVSLRTLGGIVAVSLGLPLLLTLTAAAMLLDASQVFDVSPPNIFAAIARTFAVHLIAVIFGMGPRLWRALSKHVGVSPAWVDSAVHVLGFGARLLFLGLGAALISLALHYQAVAESLQPYNPRGIAAVVLLCVLYLPNVAVAGLAMLLGADFQIQDLSISLFDAQLPILPPVPWFAALPQSHAAWMPLLMAIPAAFIFRHAMSSLTSWKQLALNTATLVLAALLTTAFTGGALGYFGTVGPSLWLSALLIMAWYAGIGAVTVAVVSYISRETVVEPEIVEDVEPEETEVEVDPQEEEPVAEVLEGEVIESEQAPEEPEATQEEDEAEDVEKLEKDSEEQ is encoded by the coding sequence ATGAAGAAAAAGACGAGTCCGAAAGCTGGCCCCACCCGTAGGCCGCGGTCACGTCCTGCGGGTGCAACGACCAAGGCAAGCTCCACCGCGTCGCGTCCCGGCGCAAAAGCCAGGAAAAAAGATCGCGCGAGCCAAGTGGCATCAAAGAATATCGCCGAACAGTCCGCGGCTCAGCGCATCCGCAGCTATCTCAGTATCGCCATCGTTCCGAACGGTACCGCGGTGCTGATCGCAATCATCTTGGCGCTTCTCTTACTCGTGCTGAGCTCCACAACACTCGCGGCGCTGCCCGCGACGGTCGCGAACATTTGGTTAGTCAGCAATATGGTGCCCGTCCAGGGCGGCGGAATCACCGTGGGGCTTCTTCCAATGTCTCCCGCCATCTTGCTCATGGTGGCAGTTGCTCGCCGAATCCGCCGCAATGTTAAAGAAACAGTGAGCCTTCGCACCCTCGGCGGTATTGTTGCGGTCTCGTTAGGTTTGCCACTGCTGCTCACTCTTACGGCAGCAGCGATGCTGCTCGATGCCTCCCAGGTATTCGACGTCTCACCCCCCAATATCTTCGCGGCAATCGCCAGGACGTTTGCGGTGCACCTGATCGCCGTCATCTTTGGCATGGGGCCCAGGCTGTGGCGAGCGTTGTCCAAGCATGTTGGCGTCTCACCTGCTTGGGTAGATTCCGCAGTACACGTTTTAGGTTTTGGGGCTCGCTTATTGTTCCTGGGTCTTGGCGCGGCTCTGATCAGCCTCGCTCTGCACTACCAGGCCGTTGCGGAATCCCTCCAACCATATAATCCTCGCGGAATCGCCGCCGTTGTGTTGCTCTGCGTGCTCTATCTGCCAAACGTTGCGGTCGCTGGACTCGCCATGCTGTTGGGTGCAGACTTCCAGATCCAGGATCTCTCAATTTCGCTTTTCGACGCCCAACTGCCCATCCTTCCCCCGGTGCCGTGGTTCGCAGCTTTGCCTCAAAGCCACGCAGCCTGGATGCCGTTGCTCATGGCTATTCCTGCGGCTTTCATCTTCCGGCACGCGATGAGCTCCCTGACATCTTGGAAGCAACTGGCGCTCAACACTGCAACGTTGGTTCTGGCGGCGCTGCTGACCACCGCCTTCACTGGGGGTGCTCTGGGATACTTCGGCACGGTGGGGCCGAGCCTCTGGCTCAGTGCTTTGCTCATCATGGCGTGGTACGCGGGTATCGGTGCCGTCACCGTGGCCGTGGTTTCTTACATCTCCCGTGAAACTGTGGTGGAACCGGAAATCGTCGAAGACGTCGAGCCAGAAGAGACGGAAGTGGAGGTCGATCCTCAAGAGGAGGAGCCCGTAGCCGAGGTTCTCGAAGGTGAAGTGATCGAGAGTGAACAAGCCCCGGAAGAACCTGAGGCTACCCAGGAAGAAGATGAGGCGGAGGACGTCGAAAAGCTAGAAAAGGATTCCGAAGAGCAATAG
- the purN gene encoding phosphoribosylglycinamide formyltransferase, translating into MNDSLNVVVLASGSGTLLQAILDNQGTYRVQGVVADVPCTALERAQRTEVPTKLVRLEAGADREAWNRRLAEEVARFHPDLVVSAGFMKILGEGFLTQFGGRTINTHPALLPSFPGAHAVRDALAYGVKITGTTVHFVDEGVDTGPIIAQEAVPVPAGASEAEVHEEIKRAERMLIVSVLNACRVDQETKEVSFQL; encoded by the coding sequence GTGAATGATTCCCTCAATGTTGTAGTACTGGCGTCTGGATCGGGCACGCTTCTCCAAGCGATTTTGGACAATCAAGGCACGTATCGGGTGCAAGGGGTGGTAGCTGATGTCCCCTGCACAGCGCTCGAACGTGCTCAACGTACCGAGGTTCCAACGAAACTTGTTCGCCTAGAAGCCGGGGCGGATCGCGAGGCGTGGAACCGTAGGCTCGCGGAAGAGGTAGCTAGATTCCACCCCGATCTCGTGGTGAGTGCGGGATTCATGAAGATCCTAGGGGAAGGATTTTTGACCCAATTCGGGGGCAGAACCATCAACACGCATCCGGCACTTTTGCCTTCCTTCCCAGGTGCTCACGCGGTCCGTGACGCGCTCGCATATGGAGTAAAAATTACCGGCACTACCGTGCACTTTGTTGATGAAGGGGTAGACACCGGGCCGATCATTGCCCAAGAGGCTGTTCCTGTCCCGGCGGGTGCGTCGGAGGCGGAAGTTCATGAGGAGATCAAACGGGCAGAGCGTATGCTCATTGTGTCCGTGCTCAACGCCTGCCGGGTGGATCAAGAAACGAAAGAGGTTAGCTTCCAGCTATGA
- the purH gene encoding bifunctional phosphoribosylaminoimidazolecarboxamide formyltransferase/IMP cyclohydrolase, whose product MSEDRKAIKRALISVYDKQGLEHLARALNDAGVEIVSTGSTAAKIADLGIAVTRVEELTGFPECFEGRVKTLHPKVHAGILADTRKEDHLNQLEELGVAAFQLVVVNLYPFTETVASGADFDACVEQIDIGGPSMVRAAAKNHPSVAVVVNPARYRDVAEAIGRGGFTRAERTELACEAFQHTASYDVAVAGWMGKQLAESQEDQGQFPTWQGQTLQRANVLRYGENPHQAAALYLDPAQASGLAQARQLHGKEMSFNNYTDSDAAWRAAWDHERPCVAIIKHANPCGIAVSESIAEAHRNAHACDPVSAFGGVIASNRAVSVEMAKQVAEIFTEVIIAPEYEDGAVEVLSQKKNIRILQAEKPERDSLEQRHIAGGVLVQERDLVNAKGDDPSNWTLAAGEAASEELLAELEFAWRSVRAVKSNAILLTKHGATVGVGMGQVNRVDAAKLAVERANTLGDGEKRANGAVAASDAFFPFADGFEVLAHAGVKAVVQPGGSIRDAEVIEAANKAGVTMYLTGARHFAH is encoded by the coding sequence ATGAGCGAAGACCGCAAAGCCATCAAACGCGCACTGATCAGTGTGTACGACAAACAGGGTTTGGAACATCTCGCCCGCGCCCTCAACGACGCGGGAGTCGAGATCGTCTCCACAGGCTCGACCGCCGCGAAGATCGCGGATCTCGGCATTGCAGTCACCCGTGTAGAAGAGCTCACTGGCTTCCCCGAATGCTTCGAAGGTCGCGTGAAAACCCTGCACCCCAAAGTGCACGCTGGCATCCTCGCTGATACCCGCAAAGAAGATCACCTCAACCAGCTAGAGGAACTGGGCGTAGCCGCGTTCCAACTCGTGGTGGTCAATCTATACCCATTCACCGAGACCGTGGCCTCAGGCGCCGACTTTGACGCCTGCGTTGAGCAAATCGACATCGGTGGGCCCTCCATGGTGCGCGCTGCCGCCAAGAACCATCCATCCGTTGCCGTAGTGGTGAACCCAGCGCGTTACCGTGACGTGGCAGAAGCGATTGGTCGCGGCGGCTTCACCCGCGCGGAACGCACCGAGCTTGCATGTGAAGCCTTCCAGCACACTGCCAGCTATGACGTCGCCGTGGCCGGCTGGATGGGGAAGCAGCTCGCAGAATCGCAAGAAGATCAGGGGCAGTTCCCCACATGGCAGGGCCAAACCCTGCAGCGTGCCAACGTCTTGCGTTACGGCGAAAACCCTCACCAGGCTGCCGCCCTGTACTTGGATCCCGCCCAGGCGAGTGGCCTGGCGCAAGCTCGTCAGCTCCACGGCAAAGAGATGAGCTTCAACAATTACACCGATTCCGACGCAGCATGGCGCGCGGCGTGGGATCATGAGCGGCCCTGCGTTGCCATTATCAAACACGCCAATCCCTGCGGCATTGCAGTATCCGAGTCCATTGCCGAGGCGCACCGCAATGCGCACGCCTGTGACCCGGTTTCAGCCTTTGGCGGCGTGATCGCGTCGAATCGAGCTGTGAGCGTGGAGATGGCCAAGCAAGTCGCCGAGATTTTCACCGAAGTCATCATTGCGCCGGAGTATGAAGACGGTGCGGTTGAGGTGCTTTCGCAAAAGAAGAACATTCGCATCTTGCAGGCTGAAAAGCCAGAGCGCGACAGCCTCGAGCAGCGCCACATCGCCGGCGGCGTTTTGGTGCAAGAGCGCGACCTGGTAAACGCAAAAGGTGACGATCCCTCGAATTGGACCTTGGCCGCAGGCGAGGCTGCATCCGAAGAGCTCCTTGCGGAGCTGGAATTTGCATGGCGCAGTGTGCGCGCAGTGAAGTCCAATGCCATTTTGCTCACCAAACACGGCGCCACCGTCGGTGTGGGCATGGGCCAAGTCAATCGCGTGGACGCCGCGAAGCTCGCCGTGGAGCGTGCCAATACGCTCGGTGATGGTGAAAAGCGGGCCAATGGGGCAGTGGCTGCCTCCGACGCCTTCTTTCCTTTCGCAGACGGTTTTGAAGTGCTGGCTCATGCAGGTGTGAAGGCGGTGGTTCAGCCAGGTGGCTCCATCCGTGACGCCGAGGTGATCGAGGCCGCAAACAAGGCAGGGGTGACCATGTACCTCACCGGCGCGCGCCACTTCGCCCACTGA
- a CDS encoding HpcH/HpaI aldolase/citrate lyase family protein, giving the protein MTFAIPGPALLFAPANRAEVIPKAAAKADMVILDLEDGAGELDRARAYRNIREAGLDPARTIVRLVGPGDPHFEEDLAFVRSTEYTTVMLPKVHANIPESLNGLDVIAMIETPTAVVHIREIAEHPSVVGLFWGAEDLTTMLGGTHSRYQEDEPHRLAYRDTMRLTRALMHIHATAAGKLSIDAVHADFNDDAGQFEEAVDAARSGFAGTACIHPKQVSVVRRAYQPEAKQLEWAKRVVEKAAQFPGAFQLDGEMVDAPLIAQARRVIERAQ; this is encoded by the coding sequence ATGACGTTTGCCATTCCAGGTCCCGCATTGTTGTTCGCCCCCGCCAACCGTGCAGAGGTGATTCCAAAAGCCGCGGCCAAGGCAGACATGGTGATTCTCGACTTGGAAGACGGCGCAGGTGAACTCGATCGCGCACGGGCATACCGAAATATTCGCGAGGCGGGGTTAGATCCGGCTCGAACCATCGTGCGCCTGGTAGGTCCGGGGGATCCGCACTTCGAAGAGGATTTAGCCTTTGTGCGAAGCACCGAGTACACCACAGTGATGTTGCCCAAGGTTCATGCGAACATTCCCGAATCCCTCAACGGGCTGGACGTGATTGCGATGATTGAAACACCTACCGCCGTGGTTCACATCCGAGAAATCGCGGAACACCCGAGCGTCGTGGGGCTGTTCTGGGGCGCAGAAGACCTCACCACCATGCTGGGCGGAACGCACTCGCGTTATCAGGAAGATGAGCCACACCGCCTGGCATATCGCGACACTATGCGCCTGACCAGGGCATTGATGCACATCCACGCTACCGCTGCCGGGAAGCTGAGTATCGATGCAGTCCATGCGGACTTCAATGACGACGCCGGACAATTTGAAGAAGCAGTAGATGCCGCGCGCAGTGGGTTTGCTGGCACCGCCTGCATCCACCCCAAACAGGTTTCAGTAGTGCGTCGCGCCTATCAACCAGAAGCGAAGCAGCTCGAGTGGGCCAAGCGAGTGGTAGAGAAAGCGGCACAATTCCCGGGCGCATTTCAACTCGACGGGGAAATGGTAGACGCGCCGTTGATCGCGCAAGCAAGAAGGGTGATTGAGCGGGCGCAATAG
- a CDS encoding TetR/AcrR family transcriptional regulator: MAGAVGRPRKHSPRRRGSTAREEILDASAELFTTQGFATTSTHQIADSVGIRQASLYYHFPSKTEIFLTLLNSTVEPSTQLAAELGDANADPSMRLWALTASEARLLLSTRWNIGRLYQLPVASSEEFAAYHDHRAQLFSIFRDLAQKIVGEHDPRVDLPFHIALSVIEMRPNDGVVPEPLREDQLPALAVMLADAALSVLGAPLPENRETRTLAMLAEVARRHDRD, translated from the coding sequence ATGGCTGGAGCCGTAGGAAGGCCGCGCAAACACAGCCCGCGCCGCCGCGGTAGCACCGCGCGTGAGGAAATCTTGGATGCCTCAGCAGAGCTTTTCACCACCCAAGGTTTCGCCACCACCTCAACGCATCAGATCGCTGATTCCGTGGGAATCCGTCAGGCCTCCCTGTACTACCACTTTCCATCAAAGACGGAAATTTTCCTCACGCTGCTTAATTCCACGGTGGAGCCTTCAACACAGCTTGCCGCCGAACTTGGCGACGCCAACGCAGACCCCTCCATGCGCTTGTGGGCACTCACCGCGTCAGAAGCGCGCCTGTTACTATCCACCCGCTGGAACATTGGTCGCCTGTATCAATTGCCCGTCGCTTCGTCTGAGGAGTTCGCCGCCTATCACGACCATCGTGCGCAATTGTTCAGCATTTTCCGCGATCTCGCGCAGAAGATCGTGGGTGAGCATGATCCCCGCGTCGATCTGCCCTTCCACATCGCGTTGAGTGTGATTGAGATGCGCCCCAACGATGGTGTGGTTCCAGAACCCCTGCGTGAGGATCAGCTTCCTGCTTTGGCGGTCATGCTTGCCGACGCCGCGCTGAGCGTCCTCGGCGCCCCGCTGCCGGAGAATCGCGAGACCCGCACTCTGGCAATGCTGGCGGAGGTCGCACGCCGGCATGATCGCGATTGA
- a CDS encoding putative nucleotidyltransferase substrate binding domain-containing protein — protein MLHESLQELAQIAGECEDLAMLRGVAAESQVLLRNAIDHDAPAHEIVPWYSKLISDALHSEAVLDATGGVHLVLSGAVGRGDALPSSTITWLAVRAEGARIEHDPSNVIASTLEDLGFVVAKPPQRLDPRPKSDWLHHIDHAEGTELNLFADAGTWALRRVNEREDFTDLLKAALELQPPTVHAKAGMPETAAVLSVRDQLLAPIVGLARWAGACAECPSASTPERLQYAQSAEVLHPEEASLLLEAFNAAQSLELERWAQRVQAAQTAPSSLTAIQRSIFGASARSVADVMRAVAGRHTR, from the coding sequence GTGCTGCATGAATCATTGCAAGAACTCGCGCAGATCGCCGGTGAATGCGAGGACCTCGCCATGCTCCGCGGAGTGGCCGCTGAGAGCCAAGTCCTTCTCCGCAATGCCATCGACCACGATGCCCCGGCACACGAGATTGTGCCCTGGTACTCCAAGCTGATCAGCGATGCCTTGCACTCTGAAGCAGTGCTCGACGCGACCGGTGGCGTCCATCTGGTGCTCAGCGGTGCCGTGGGACGCGGCGATGCGCTTCCCTCCTCCACCATCACGTGGCTAGCCGTCCGCGCGGAGGGCGCACGGATCGAGCATGATCCAAGTAATGTCATAGCCTCCACACTCGAAGATCTCGGATTCGTGGTAGCCAAACCACCCCAGCGCCTGGATCCCCGACCCAAGAGCGACTGGCTACACCATATCGATCACGCCGAAGGAACCGAACTTAACCTTTTTGCCGACGCCGGTACGTGGGCTCTGCGGAGGGTAAACGAACGCGAGGATTTTACGGATCTTCTGAAGGCCGCCTTGGAGTTGCAACCCCCGACAGTGCATGCGAAGGCCGGTATGCCTGAGACCGCAGCCGTGCTCAGTGTCCGCGATCAGCTTCTCGCCCCCATCGTGGGGCTTGCCCGATGGGCGGGAGCATGCGCTGAATGTCCCAGTGCTTCCACCCCAGAGCGTTTGCAGTATGCGCAAAGCGCCGAGGTCTTGCACCCGGAGGAAGCAAGCCTTTTATTAGAGGCGTTCAACGCCGCGCAGTCACTTGAATTGGAGCGCTGGGCACAGCGGGTTCAAGCTGCGCAAACCGCCCCTTCGAGCCTGACAGCCATCCAGCGCAGTATCTTTGGCGCGAGCGCCCGAAGCGTGGCAGATGTGATGCGTGCAGTTGCTGGGCGGCATACACGCTGA
- the rpsR gene encoding 30S ribosomal protein S18 produces the protein MKRNNMKKARMEQSRRPKKNPLKAKGVEKVDYKDIETLRLFISDRHKIRSRRVTGLTPQQQRQVATAVKNAREMALLPFTSR, from the coding sequence ATGAAGCGCAATAACATGAAGAAGGCGCGCATGGAGCAATCCCGCCGCCCCAAGAAGAACCCGCTCAAGGCTAAAGGCGTTGAGAAGGTGGACTACAAGGACATCGAGACCCTTCGTCTGTTCATCTCCGATCGCCACAAGATCCGCTCACGCCGCGTGACCGGTCTGACCCCGCAGCAGCAGCGTCAGGTTGCCACCGCCGTGAAGAACGCCCGCGAAATGGCTCTCCTGCCGTTCACCAGCCGCTAA
- the rpsN gene encoding 30S ribosomal protein S14: protein MAKKSKIAKNEQRKEIVARYAERRNELKAIIKNPNSTDEERLDAQFELNRQPRDASPVRVRNRDSRDGRPRGYLRKFGVSRVRMREMAHRGELPGVRKSSW from the coding sequence ATGGCTAAGAAGTCCAAGATCGCCAAGAACGAGCAGCGCAAGGAAATCGTCGCCCGCTACGCGGAGCGCCGTAACGAGCTCAAGGCAATCATCAAGAACCCCAACTCCACCGACGAAGAGCGCCTGGACGCACAGTTCGAGCTCAACCGTCAGCCCCGCGACGCCTCCCCGGTGCGCGTGCGTAACCGCGACTCCCGCGATGGTCGCCCCCGCGGCTACCTGCGCAAGTTCGGTGTTTCCCGTGTCCGTATGCGCGAGATGGCTCACCGCGGTGAGCTGCCTGGTGTTCGTAAGTCCAGCTGGTAA
- the rpmG gene encoding 50S ribosomal protein L33, with the protein MARNDIRPIIKLKSTAGTGYTYVTRKNKRNNPDRITLKKYDPVARKHVEFREER; encoded by the coding sequence ATGGCACGTAATGACATTCGCCCGATCATCAAGCTGAAGTCTACGGCTGGCACCGGCTACACTTACGTCACCCGTAAGAACAAGCGCAACAACCCAGACCGCATCACGCTGAAGAAGTACGATCCGGTAGCCCGCAAGCACGTCGAATTCCGCGAGGAGCGATAA
- the rpmB gene encoding 50S ribosomal protein L28 has product MSAICQVTGRKPSYGKSVSHSHRRTSRRWNPNVQRRKFYLPSEGRTITLNVSTKGLKIIDRDGIESVVAKLRAAGEKI; this is encoded by the coding sequence ATGTCGGCTATTTGCCAGGTCACGGGACGTAAGCCGTCTTACGGCAAGTCCGTCTCGCACTCGCACCGACGCACGTCTCGCCGTTGGAACCCCAACGTGCAGCGTCGTAAGTTCTACCTGCCCTCCGAGGGCCGTACCATCACCCTGAATGTTTCCACCAAGGGTCTGAAGATTATCGACCGCGACGGCATTGAGTCTGTTGTGGCAAAGCTTCGAGCAGCTGGGGAGAAGATCTAA
- a CDS encoding type B 50S ribosomal protein L31 has product MKKDIHPDYHPVVFQDAGTGTKFLTRSTATSQRTIEWEDGNEYPLIVVDVTSESHPFWTGAQRVMDTAGRVEKFQRRFGGMARRKKK; this is encoded by the coding sequence ATGAAGAAAGACATCCACCCGGACTACCACCCGGTAGTCTTCCAGGATGCGGGCACGGGAACCAAGTTCCTCACCCGCTCCACGGCAACCAGCCAGCGCACCATTGAATGGGAAGACGGCAACGAGTACCCGCTCATCGTCGTTGACGTGACCTCCGAGTCCCACCCCTTCTGGACCGGTGCACAGCGTGTGATGGACACCGCTGGCCGCGTTGAGAAGTTCCAGCGTCGTTTCGGTGGCATGGCCCGCCGCAAGAAGAAGTAA
- the rpmF gene encoding 50S ribosomal protein L32: MAVPKRRMSRANTRSRRSQWKADNVALQEVKIDGQTVRIPRRLVKAAQLGLVEVEQF; this comes from the coding sequence ATGGCAGTACCAAAGCGTCGTATGTCGCGTGCTAACACGCGTTCCCGTCGTTCCCAGTGGAAGGCCGACAATGTCGCCCTCCAGGAAGTCAAGATCGATGGCCAGACCGTGCGTATCCCGCGCCGTCTGGTAAAGGCCGCTCAGCTCGGTCTCGTTGAGGTGGAGCAGTTCTAA
- a CDS encoding S1C family serine protease, which yields MTATNDPHNLGEHKTTQEFGRIQSPYSKPHSTEPSEDTQNAWQAQPVPVQQRSAKTMKMSSAIALALVGALVAGGVGGVVGSQVVKDQPSSVIQNLEAPVQNSTGEPPAEGSVEGVAAKVLPAVVSIQVLSRTSGEEGSGSIISPDGYVLTNNHVVAAAEQGGAKMTVMLNDGTQYDADLVAGDPNTDVAVIKLRGAQGLPTMNFGDSSKLAVGQEVVAVGSPLGLSATVTSGIVSALNRPVRAAGANTGQSSLIDAIQTDAAINPGNSGGPLVDMQGNLIGMNSMIASLSNGQDAQAGSIGLGFAIPADFARRVAKQLIDTGEATQPMIGVEVAANANVRGALVSAVKPGGPGDRAGIKPGDLITRVNDRTIESADGLVAAVRSSDFGETVTLEVSDENGSNSHTVEVTLTSE from the coding sequence ATGACTGCGACGAACGATCCCCATAACCTAGGCGAACACAAGACCACTCAAGAATTTGGGCGCATTCAAAGCCCTTATAGCAAGCCCCACAGCACCGAGCCTTCTGAAGACACTCAGAACGCTTGGCAAGCACAGCCCGTACCGGTGCAGCAGCGCTCGGCCAAGACGATGAAAATGAGCTCTGCCATCGCCCTCGCTTTAGTAGGTGCTTTGGTAGCCGGAGGTGTCGGAGGCGTTGTGGGAAGCCAGGTGGTAAAGGACCAGCCGAGCTCGGTTATTCAAAACCTAGAAGCACCAGTCCAGAACTCTACTGGGGAACCGCCAGCGGAGGGTTCGGTAGAAGGCGTGGCGGCGAAGGTGCTGCCGGCGGTGGTGTCCATCCAAGTGCTGAGTAGGACCTCGGGCGAGGAAGGCTCGGGTTCTATTATTTCGCCCGACGGTTATGTGCTCACCAATAACCATGTGGTCGCCGCCGCGGAGCAGGGCGGAGCGAAAATGACCGTGATGCTGAACGACGGCACGCAATACGACGCCGATCTTGTTGCTGGTGATCCCAACACCGACGTGGCTGTGATTAAACTGCGCGGCGCGCAGGGGCTGCCAACGATGAACTTTGGGGATTCCTCCAAACTTGCTGTTGGGCAAGAAGTAGTAGCGGTGGGCTCCCCGCTGGGACTATCTGCCACCGTTACTTCGGGTATTGTTTCTGCGCTCAACCGGCCTGTTCGCGCGGCGGGCGCGAATACCGGGCAATCGTCTCTAATCGACGCGATTCAAACCGATGCCGCCATTAATCCCGGCAACTCTGGTGGGCCATTGGTTGATATGCAAGGCAACCTTATCGGTATGAACTCCATGATTGCTTCGTTAAGCAATGGACAAGATGCGCAAGCAGGCTCGATCGGACTTGGTTTTGCCATTCCAGCCGACTTTGCGCGCCGAGTGGCGAAGCAGCTGATCGATACAGGTGAAGCCACCCAGCCGATGATCGGTGTTGAAGTGGCAGCAAACGCTAATGTGCGCGGTGCTCTCGTTTCTGCCGTGAAGCCCGGCGGCCCCGGCGATCGGGCGGGTATTAAGCCGGGCGACTTGATCACGCGAGTCAATGACCGCACGATTGAAAGTGCAGACGGTTTGGTGGCGGCTGTTCGCTCCAGCGACTTCGGGGAAACGGTGACCCTCGAAGTGAGTGATGAAAATGGATCGAACTCCCACACGGTAGAGGTCACGCTCACGAGCGAGTAA
- a CDS encoding MogA/MoaB family molybdenum cofactor biosynthesis protein, producing MTKHTIPTSQRDVDAFDFEEPSEDFFKAQESTHIDAPRCALIVLVSDHSVRSGKDTDRLIAELLSEDNFKVDGVVEVSKSKAEIRKAIETGVAGGVDLVLTVGGTGVGPRDLTPEATRDMLDKNVPGIAQAIRSSGLACGAVDACTSRGICGVSGSTVIVNLADSRSAIRDGMATLTPLVHHLIDELRRASMDV from the coding sequence TTGACCAAGCACACCATTCCCACTAGTCAACGCGACGTTGATGCCTTCGATTTCGAAGAACCATCCGAGGATTTCTTTAAAGCACAAGAATCGACGCACATTGACGCACCACGTTGCGCGCTCATCGTCTTGGTGAGCGATCACTCCGTCCGCTCCGGCAAAGATACCGATAGGCTCATCGCAGAGTTGCTCAGTGAAGACAACTTCAAAGTGGATGGCGTAGTTGAGGTTTCAAAAAGTAAGGCCGAAATCCGCAAGGCCATTGAAACTGGTGTCGCCGGTGGCGTGGATCTAGTGCTAACCGTAGGCGGCACAGGTGTGGGTCCGCGCGACCTCACCCCAGAGGCAACCCGAGACATGCTGGACAAAAACGTTCCGGGAATTGCTCAAGCGATTCGTTCTTCGGGGCTCGCGTGTGGAGCAGTGGATGCCTGTACCTCGCGCGGTATATGCGGTGTATCTGGCTCTACTGTGATCGTGAATCTTGCGGATTCTCGCTCGGCCATTCGTGACGGCATGGCCACACTAACCCCCTTGGTGCATCACCTTATCGACGAACTACGTCGCGCATCCATGGACGTGTAA